From the Streptomyces sp. KMM 9044 genome, one window contains:
- a CDS encoding MFS transporter, producing MATAEPTHADDAGPGPESGPRIPLPEADDQPPGALVSPRASRPEAVVLAVRARMLRYPVLSVTALAGALHVAWFFTFANSGGDLAAQDAWAEFVGRHPDSAYNMAWYGGMHAVSYSVVSPYLMSALGVRTTMMLAGTVSAALLTMLLIRSRAVRNPLWAALAGVFGLLGNAASGRVTFGLGMMFGLAAVAVVFCWPYRWRYKRWAKALCAAPLAALATMSSPVAGLFVGLVAVALFLQKRRPGAWALGLGPTAVVAVSAWLFPFSGTQPMGFGSVVLPLVFSVLVCVLVPRKWITVRITAAVYGLGVVLVWLVSSQIGSNITRLAMLFAGVALVAALPFAVPRSRRWYAIVVAFVGFVGWIGFKSVDDVVHTTPTASWARELAPLVNELQEVGADKGRVEVVPARSHREASALAPYVNLARGWNRQADMERNPLFYDDTLNSANYHEWLKRWAVHFVVLPKDEPDGDGSKRERELVQRGLPYLQQIWGDANWQLFAVNDPTSLAEPNAVVERASQSEMTMRVGRAGRVVVRIPYSPWLSIVDADGNKLEGPQETEESRSRSDGTVDGGGDDRPKTYDNLNGCLMETEEDENGDKWTVLLAPEPGTYRLAAPYDVQRGTPCPAELR from the coding sequence GTGGCCACTGCGGAGCCGACACACGCAGACGACGCCGGTCCGGGCCCGGAGTCCGGCCCGCGAATACCCCTGCCGGAAGCCGACGACCAGCCGCCGGGCGCCCTCGTCTCCCCCCGCGCTTCCCGCCCCGAGGCCGTCGTTCTGGCCGTGCGTGCCCGGATGCTGCGGTATCCGGTGCTGTCCGTCACCGCGCTCGCCGGTGCGCTGCACGTCGCCTGGTTCTTCACGTTCGCGAACAGTGGTGGTGACCTCGCGGCGCAGGACGCCTGGGCCGAGTTCGTCGGCCGGCACCCCGACTCCGCGTACAACATGGCCTGGTACGGCGGGATGCACGCGGTGTCGTACAGCGTGGTGTCGCCGTATCTGATGTCGGCCCTCGGTGTGCGGACGACGATGATGCTCGCGGGGACGGTGTCGGCCGCGCTGCTGACGATGCTGCTGATCCGCAGCCGGGCGGTGCGCAACCCGCTGTGGGCCGCGCTCGCGGGTGTGTTCGGGCTGCTGGGCAACGCGGCTTCGGGGCGGGTGACGTTCGGGCTGGGCATGATGTTCGGGCTGGCCGCGGTCGCCGTCGTGTTCTGCTGGCCGTACCGCTGGCGCTACAAGCGCTGGGCGAAGGCCCTGTGCGCGGCGCCGCTGGCGGCGCTGGCCACGATGTCCTCGCCGGTCGCGGGCCTGTTCGTGGGGCTGGTGGCGGTGGCGCTGTTCCTGCAGAAACGGCGGCCGGGGGCGTGGGCGCTGGGGCTGGGGCCGACCGCGGTGGTGGCGGTGTCGGCCTGGCTGTTCCCGTTCTCGGGGACGCAGCCGATGGGGTTCGGTTCGGTCGTCCTGCCCCTGGTCTTCTCCGTGCTGGTGTGCGTCCTGGTGCCCCGGAAGTGGATCACGGTCCGGATCACGGCCGCGGTGTACGGGCTGGGCGTGGTGCTGGTCTGGCTGGTGAGTTCGCAGATCGGTTCCAACATCACGCGGCTGGCGATGCTGTTCGCCGGGGTGGCGCTGGTGGCGGCGCTGCCGTTCGCCGTGCCGCGGAGCCGCAGGTGGTACGCGATCGTCGTGGCGTTCGTCGGGTTCGTCGGATGGATCGGCTTCAAGTCGGTCGACGACGTCGTGCACACGACGCCGACCGCGTCCTGGGCGCGGGAGCTCGCGCCGCTGGTGAACGAGCTCCAGGAGGTCGGCGCCGACAAGGGGCGGGTGGAGGTCGTCCCGGCGCGTTCGCACCGCGAGGCCTCGGCGCTCGCGCCGTACGTCAACCTGGCGCGGGGCTGGAACCGGCAGGCCGACATGGAGCGCAACCCTCTCTTCTACGACGACACCCTCAACTCGGCGAACTATCACGAGTGGCTGAAGCGGTGGGCGGTGCACTTCGTGGTGCTGCCGAAGGACGAGCCGGACGGTGACGGCAGTAAGCGGGAGCGGGAACTGGTGCAGCGGGGGCTGCCGTATCTCCAGCAGATCTGGGGCGACGCCAACTGGCAGCTGTTCGCGGTGAACGACCCGACCTCACTGGCCGAGCCGAACGCGGTCGTGGAGCGGGCCAGCCAGAGCGAGATGACGATGCGGGTCGGGAGGGCGGGCCGGGTCGTCGTGCGCATCCCGTACTCGCCGTGGCTGAGCATCGTCGACGCGGACGGCAACAAACTGGAGGGCCCGCAGGAGACGGAGGAGTCCAGGAGCCGTTCCGACGGCACCGTCGACGGGGGCGGGGACGACCGGCCGAAGACGTACGACAACCTCAACGGCTGTCTGATGGAGACAGAAGAGGACGAGAACGGCGACAAGTGGACCGTGCTGCTCGCGCCGGAGCCGGGCACGTACCGGCTGGCGGCGCCGTACGACGTGCAGCGGGGCACGCCCTGCCCGGCGGAACTGCGCTGA